The Populus nigra chromosome 19, ddPopNigr1.1, whole genome shotgun sequence genome includes a window with the following:
- the LOC133679072 gene encoding protein CHAPERONE-LIKE PROTEIN OF POR1, chloroplastic-like translates to MAATLSVRSNRLSPSGSPFSRPPVHNPSSLNQIKSSLKKDPYFWRGVIVQHRRNLVRAGSRADDSSAPFEMSVESALKLLGVPDGASFDEILRAKKLIVATCKDDQEAIAQVETAYDMLLMRSLTQRRAGKVASSNIRYADVKPVNGPGMGSMPQWLQTTIKKTPVSVEMPSTGELSLQAGVYGALMVLTYVNGTSTPSVAPYAGADVPGLLLATSFGASLYFMTKKNVKLGKATVITIGGLAAGAVVGSAVENLLQVDVVPLLGLHSPAAVVSEFILFSQFLVSLYLR, encoded by the exons ATGGCTGCAACTCTCTCGGTCCGGTCCAACCGTCTCTCTCCATCCGGTTCACCTTTCTCACGACCACCGGTTCACAATCCCTCAAgcttaaatcaaataaaatcatcattaaAAAAGGATCCGTATTTTTGGAGGGGAGTAATTGTGCAACACAGGCGTAATTTAGTGAGAGCAGGATCAAGAGCCGATGATTCTTCGGCGCCGTTTGAGATGTCAGTGGAGAGCGCACTCAAGCTTCTTGGAGTCCCAGACGGCGCGTCGTTCGATGAAATACTTCGCgccaaaaaattaattgttgctACTTGTAAAGATGACCAGGAAGCTATTGCGCAG GTTGAAACTGCGTATGATATGCTGCTTATGCGGAGCTTGACTCAGCGCCGAGCAGGAAAAGTTGCAAGTAGTAACATCCGTTATGCTGATGTTAAACCTGTAAATGGCCCTGGGATGGGATCAATGCCACAATGGCTGCAGACTACAATCAAGAAGACCCCTGTTTCCGTGGAAATGCCATCAACTGGAGAGTTAAGCTTACAAGCAGGAGTATATGGAGCTTTGATGGTTTTAACTTATGTTAATGGCACTTCCACACCTTCTGTGGCACCTTATGCTGGGGCTGATGTTCCTGGGCTGTTATTAGCTACAAGTTTTGGTGCTTCCTTATACTTCATGACCAAAAAGAATGTGAAATTAG GGAAAGCCACTGTAATAACCATAGGGGGGCTTGCGGCTGGTGCAGTGGTGGGTTCAGCAGTTGAGAATTTGTTGCAGGTGGACGTGGTCCCACTTCTTGGCTTACACTCCCCAGCAGCTGTAGTTAGCGAATTCATACTTTTCTCGCAATTCTTGGTCTCCTTGTACCTTAGGTAG